Proteins co-encoded in one Malus sylvestris chromosome 7, drMalSylv7.2, whole genome shotgun sequence genomic window:
- the LOC126629485 gene encoding uncharacterized protein LOC126629485 — protein sequence MVALETPQNAAPLEEKVEQFQDQDPYEAEETLSLCDLPTHSDSAHWEDFSKDYQSSSFDRYEDDDNLFEFVSEEFTSSTYPAEKDDIIFCGKLIPYNKEAPNFAAEKCHQKTQKIKRQETGNKTKSFSFSKKKGFFWSWRSCSFGKITKPSNTAKTSKPKNPRSASYRKCEVNKVSILSSTPSRSKWYLLMFQMARFPTEMELRDIKNRQSRRMPSTMFRSFDEGSDEKGNKGRNDSKSRAKGLWRLLRAVGCSSPHADAVVKAGLL from the coding sequence ATGGTTGCCCTAGAAACCCCGCAAAATGCTGCACCTCTAGAAGAAAAAGTAGAACAATTTCAAGACCAAGATCCCTACGAGGCAGAAGAAACCCTATCTCTGTGTGATCTTCCCACACACAGTGACTCCGCTCATTGGGAGGACTTCTCCAAAGATTACCAAAGCTCATCCTTCGACCGCTACGAAGACGATGACAACTTATTCGAGTTCGTCAGCGAGGAGTTCACCTCCTCTACGTACCCAGCAGAGAAGGACGACATAATCTTTTGCGGAAAACTTATACCCTACAACAAAGAAGCACCAAACTTTGCAGCGGAGAAATGTCATCAGAAGACTCAGAAGATCAAGAGACAAGAAAcaggaaacaaaacgaaaagCTTTAGCTTTTCGAAGAAGAAAGGGTTTTTTTGGTCGTGGAGATCTTGCTCTTTCGGCAAGATAACCAAACCCTCAAACACGGCCAAGACTTCGAAGCCGAAAAATCCCAGATCGGCAAGTTACAGAAAGTGTGAGGTGAATAAAGTGTCTATACTTTCCAGCACGCCGTCGAGGTCCAAGTGGTATCTTTTGATGTTTCAAATGGCGAGGTTTCCAACGGAGATGGAGCTGAGGGACATAAAAAACCGGCAGAGCCGACGGATGCCGTCGACCATGTTTAGGTCATTTGATGAAGGCAGTGATGAGAAGGGTAATAAGGGAAGGAATGATAGTAAAAGTAGGGCAAAGGGGTTGTGGAGGCTGTTGAGGGCGGTGGGGTGTAGCAGTCCACATGCAGACGCCGTCGTAAAGGCAGGGCTTCTTTAG
- the LOC126628664 gene encoding protein REBELOTE-like isoform X2, whose protein sequence is MGKLGKKARKFSKKNLQSVLRKNRKLNSKFNKRRTSKKGGKEDSGKEQKKDAVELSNARNTEGIYIEDTPLDAIFSEDENDVFGDDSDSDGYLSEDSSDLHFETENSQEGNFGNSGSDLSVQNREIQLELAKKMKKLDKLKEKDPDFSNFLENYHKRSEQFRNKKYADEDEMSEDDMQPENVDGVNTHASKLLTSSAIDSLCQLVKEHQSVPALTSLLNGYRAACHYGAETTSVFNADSCHGIQNSETFCKILMFMLNEADNVFRGLLGISSSNPKKEKSLDLSKNSKWNTLKPLIKSYLRSTLLLLNEVNDSEILAFSLSWIRASMIFFIAFPSLLRRLIKIAVHLWATGKGTISSLSFLIIRDVASVFRSDCFDTCFINTYKSFIGHCQFMEPVIFQHVQFLRNSFVELCSVDLQKASSKAMVSIKQLSKILKQGLLTKKKEAVKKICGWQYTSCIDLWVTFISANIPDYDLQPLLFMIIQIINGVAVLFSGPRYLPLRVKCIQWLNQLSSSSGIFIPIASLVVDVLEYKIGKDVGKPGKDTNIMCSVKFPKNWLKSRNFQEQCVVSVIELLSAHFAQWIYHISFPDLATIPLVRLRKFHEITTIESFKRIVKRFIDQVEQNIEFVRKKRDEVPFSPKDQQSVESFLQLEKHSGNTPFAQYYKSIIDKAASRNLALFEKFSEVYKINKKTQKKTKQPPNDKVTQGANGKHSEKRKANASINGGRQGKMRRKEKSES, encoded by the exons AAATACTGAAGGAATCTACATAGAAGACACTCCTCTTGATGCGATATTCAGTGAAGATGAGAATGATGTGTTTGGAGATGATTCAGACAGTGATGGGTATCTTTCTGAG GACTCAAGTGATCTGCATTTTGAAACTGAGAATTCTCAAGAAG GAAATTTTGGCAATAGTGGTAGTGATTTATCTGTGCAGAACAGGGAAATTCAACTTGAACTTgcgaagaaaatgaaaaaattagacaaattgaAGGAAAAG GACCCAGATTTTTCTAACTTTCTCGAAAACTATCATAAGCGGTCTGAACAGTTCAGAAACAAAAAG TATGCTGATGAGGATGAGATGAGCGAGGATGATATGCAGCCAGAGAATGTTGATGGTGTTAACACTCACGCTAGCAAGTTGTTGACCAGCTCTGCCATTGATTCATTGTGTCAACTAGTCAAAGAGCATCAAAGTGTGCCTGCGCTTACTAGTCTATTAAATGGGTACCGTGCTGCATGCCACTATGGAGCTGAAACAACCAGTGTCTTTAATGCTGATTCTTGTCATGGAATTCAGAACAGTGAAACCTTTTGCAAGATATTGATGTTCATGCTTAATGAGGCTGATAATGTATTTAGGGGGCTACTGGGCATATCAAGCTCCAATCCCAAGAAAGAGAAGAGTTTGGACTTGAGCAAGAATTCAAAATGGAATACTCTTAAGCCACTGATAAAATCGTATTTGAGGAGTACCCTTTTACTACTGAATGAGGTTAATGATTCTGAGATATTGGCCTTCTCCTTATCATGGATCAGAGCTTCTATGATATTTTTTATTGCTTTCCCTTCGTTGCTCCGCAGACTTATCAAG ATTGCTGTTCATCTGTGGGCAACAGGGAAAGGGACTATATCATCTCTATCCTTTCTCATCATACGCGATGTGGCATCTGTGTTTCGCTCTGATTGTTTTGACACCTGCTTTATTAACACATATAAATCATTTATTGGTCATTGCCAATTTATGGAGCCTGTTATATTTCAACACGTACAGTTTCTAAGGAACTCCTTTGTTGAGCTATGCTCTGTGGATCTGCAGAAAGCATCTAGTAAAGCAATGGTGTCCATCAAACAACTTTCTAAAATACTGAAGCAGGGTCTGCTGACAAAGAAGAAG GAAGCTGTCAAGAAGATATGTGGTTGGCAATACACTAGTTGCATTGATCTATGGGTTACGTTTATATCAGCTAACATACCTGATTATGATCTTCAGCCGTTGCTCTTTATGATAATTCAGATTATAAACGGAGTGGCTGTGTTGTTTTCTGGACCTAGATATTTGCCTTTAAGAGTCAAATGCATTCAATGGTTAAATCAGCTCTCGTCTTCCTCAGGAATTTTTATTCCTATTGCCTCTTTAGTGGTGGATGTTTTGGAATATAAAATTGGCAAGGATGTTGGTAAACCTGGAAAAGACACCAATATTATGTGTTCTGTAAAG TTTCCAAAGAATTGGTTAAAATCGAGGAACTTTCAAGAACAGTGTGTTGTATCTGTTATTGAACTGCTTTCAGCACATTTTGCTCAGTGGATCTATCATATTTCTTTTCCTGATCTGGCGACTATTCCCCTTGTCCGCTTGAGGAAGTTCCACGAGATAACTACTATCGAGAGTTTCAAGCGTATAGTGAAGCGCTTTATTGATCAG GTGGagcaaaacattgaatttgtgCGGAAGAAGAGAGATGAGGTGCCtttttcaccaaaagatcaACAATCTGTAGAATCATTTCTCCAG CTAGAAAAGCACAGCGGCAATACTCCGTTTGCACAATACTATAAAAGCATCATCGACAAGGCTGCTTCTAGAAATTTGGCTCTATTTGAAAAG TTCTCTGAAGTATACAAAATCAACaagaaaacacaaaagaaaacaaagcagCCTCCAAATGACAAGGTAACTCAAGGTGCCAATGGTAAACATTCGGAGAAAAGAAAAGCCAATGCGTCTATTAACGGTGGCAGACAAGGAAAGATGAGGAGAAAAGAAAAGTCTGAATCGTAA
- the LOC126628664 gene encoding protein REBELOTE-like isoform X5 has translation MGKLGKKARKFSKKNLQSVLRKNRKLNSKFNKRRTSKKGGKEDSGKEQKKDAVELSNARNTEGIYIEDTPLDAIFSEDENDVFGDDSDSDGYLSEDSSDLHFETENSQEGNFGNSGSDLSVQNREIQLELAKKMKKLDKLKEKDPDFSNFLENYHKRSEQFRNKKYADEDEMSEDDMQPENVDGVNTHASKLLTSSAIDSLCQLVKEHQSVPALTSLLNGYRAACHYGAETTSVFNADSCHGIQNSETFCKILMFMLNEADNVFRGLLGISSSNPKKEKSLDLSKNSKWNTLKPLIKSYLRSTLLLLNEVNDSEILAFSLSWIRASMIFFIAFPSLLRRLIKIAVHLWATGKGTISSLSFLIIRDVASVFRSDCFDTCFINTYKSFIGHCQFMEPVIFQHVQFLRNSFVELCSVDLQKASSKAMVSIKQLSKILKQGLLTKKKEAVKKICGWQYTSCIDLWVTFISANIPDYDLQPLLFMIIQIINGVAVLFSGPRYLPLRVKCIQWLNQLSSSSGIFIPIASLVVDVLEYKIGKDVGKPGKDTNIMCSVKFPKNWLKSRNFQEQCVVSVIELLSAHFAQWIYHISFPDLATIPLVRLRKFHEITTIESFKRIVKRFIDQVEQNIEFVRKKRDEVPFSPKDQQSVESFLQLEKHSGNTPFAQYYKSIIDKAASRNLALFEKFSEVYKINKKTQKKTKQPPNDKVTQGANGKHSEKRKANASINGGRQGKMRRKEKSES, from the exons AAGGTGGGAAAGAAGATAGTGGTAAAGAACAGAAAAAGGACGCAGTGGAGTTGTCTAATGCAAG AAATACTGAAGGAATCTACATAGAAGACACTCCTCTTGATGCGATATTCAGTGAAGATGAGAATGATGTGTTTGGAGATGATTCAGACAGTGATGGGTATCTTTCTGAG GACTCAAGTGATCTGCATTTTGAAACTGAGAATTCTCAAGAAG GAAATTTTGGCAATAGTGGTAGTGATTTATCTGTGCAGAACAGGGAAATTCAACTTGAACTTgcgaagaaaatgaaaaaattagacaaattgaAGGAAAAG GACCCAGATTTTTCTAACTTTCTCGAAAACTATCATAAGCGGTCTGAACAGTTCAGAAACAAAAAG TATGCTGATGAGGATGAGATGAGCGAGGATGATATGCAGCCAGAGAATGTTGATGGTGTTAACACTCACGCTAGCAAGTTGTTGACCAGCTCTGCCATTGATTCATTGTGTCAACTAGTCAAAGAGCATCAAAGTGTGCCTGCGCTTACTAGTCTATTAAATGGGTACCGTGCTGCATGCCACTATGGAGCTGAAACAACCAGTGTCTTTAATGCTGATTCTTGTCATGGAATTCAGAACAGTGAAACCTTTTGCAAGATATTGATGTTCATGCTTAATGAGGCTGATAATGTATTTAGGGGGCTACTGGGCATATCAAGCTCCAATCCCAAGAAAGAGAAGAGTTTGGACTTGAGCAAGAATTCAAAATGGAATACTCTTAAGCCACTGATAAAATCGTATTTGAGGAGTACCCTTTTACTACTGAATGAGGTTAATGATTCTGAGATATTGGCCTTCTCCTTATCATGGATCAGAGCTTCTATGATATTTTTTATTGCTTTCCCTTCGTTGCTCCGCAGACTTATCAAG ATTGCTGTTCATCTGTGGGCAACAGGGAAAGGGACTATATCATCTCTATCCTTTCTCATCATACGCGATGTGGCATCTGTGTTTCGCTCTGATTGTTTTGACACCTGCTTTATTAACACATATAAATCATTTATTGGTCATTGCCAATTTATGGAGCCTGTTATATTTCAACACGTACAGTTTCTAAGGAACTCCTTTGTTGAGCTATGCTCTGTGGATCTGCAGAAAGCATCTAGTAAAGCAATGGTGTCCATCAAACAACTTTCTAAAATACTGAAGCAGGGTCTGCTGACAAAGAAGAAG GAAGCTGTCAAGAAGATATGTGGTTGGCAATACACTAGTTGCATTGATCTATGGGTTACGTTTATATCAGCTAACATACCTGATTATGATCTTCAGCCGTTGCTCTTTATGATAATTCAGATTATAAACGGAGTGGCTGTGTTGTTTTCTGGACCTAGATATTTGCCTTTAAGAGTCAAATGCATTCAATGGTTAAATCAGCTCTCGTCTTCCTCAGGAATTTTTATTCCTATTGCCTCTTTAGTGGTGGATGTTTTGGAATATAAAATTGGCAAGGATGTTGGTAAACCTGGAAAAGACACCAATATTATGTGTTCTGTAAAG TTTCCAAAGAATTGGTTAAAATCGAGGAACTTTCAAGAACAGTGTGTTGTATCTGTTATTGAACTGCTTTCAGCACATTTTGCTCAGTGGATCTATCATATTTCTTTTCCTGATCTGGCGACTATTCCCCTTGTCCGCTTGAGGAAGTTCCACGAGATAACTACTATCGAGAGTTTCAAGCGTATAGTGAAGCGCTTTATTGATCAG GTGGagcaaaacattgaatttgtgCGGAAGAAGAGAGATGAGGTGCCtttttcaccaaaagatcaACAATCTGTAGAATCATTTCTCCAG CTAGAAAAGCACAGCGGCAATACTCCGTTTGCACAATACTATAAAAGCATCATCGACAAGGCTGCTTCTAGAAATTTGGCTCTATTTGAAAAG TTCTCTGAAGTATACAAAATCAACaagaaaacacaaaagaaaacaaagcagCCTCCAAATGACAAGGTAACTCAAGGTGCCAATGGTAAACATTCGGAGAAAAGAAAAGCCAATGCGTCTATTAACGGTGGCAGACAAGGAAAGATGAGGAGAAAAGAAAAGTCTGAATCGTAA
- the LOC126628664 gene encoding protein REBELOTE-like isoform X1 has product MGKLGKKARKFSKKNLQSVLRKNRKLNSKFNKRRTSKKGGKEDSGKEQKKDAVELSNARNTEGIYIEDTPLDAIFSEDENDVFGDDSDSDGYLSEDSSDLHFETENSQEGNFGNSGSDLSVQNREIQLELAKKMKKLDKLKEKDPDFSNFLENYHKRSEQFRNKKYADEDEMSEDDMQPENVDGVNTHASKLLTSSAIDSLCQLVKEHQSVPALTSLLNGYRAACHYGAETTSVFNADSCHGIQNSETFCKILMFMLNEADNVFRGLLGISSSNPKKEKSLDLSKNSKWNTLKPLIKSYLRSTLLLLNEVNDSEILAFSLSWIRASMIFFIAFPSLLRRLIKIAVHLWATGKGTISSLSFLIIRDVASVFRSDCFDTCFINTYKSFIGHCQFMEPVIFQHVQFLRNSFVELCSVDLQKASSKAMVSIKQLSKILKQGLLTKKKEAVKKICGWQYTSCIDLWVTFISANIPDYDLQPLLFMIIQIINGVAVLFSGPRYLPLRVKCIQWLNQLSSSSGIFIPIASLVVDVLEYKIGKDVGKPGKDTNIMCSVKFPKNWLKSRNFQEQCVVSVIELLSAHFAQWIYHISFPDLATIPLVRLRKFHEITTIESFKRIVKRFIDQVEQNIEFVRKKRDEVPFSPKDQQSVESFLQLEKHSGNTPFAQYYKSIIDKAASRNLALFEKFSEVYKINKKTQKKTKQPPNDKVTQGANGKHSEKRKANASINGGRQGKMRRKEKSES; this is encoded by the exons ATGGGAAAGCTGGGGAAGAAGGCGAGGAAGTTCTCGAAGAAGAATCTTCAGTCCGTTCTCAGAAAAAACCGCAAGTTGAATTccaagttcaacaaaaggaGAACTTCCAAGa AAGGTGGGAAAGAAGATAGTGGTAAAGAACAGAAAAAGGACGCAGTGGAGTTGTCTAATGCAAG AAATACTGAAGGAATCTACATAGAAGACACTCCTCTTGATGCGATATTCAGTGAAGATGAGAATGATGTGTTTGGAGATGATTCAGACAGTGATGGGTATCTTTCTGAG GACTCAAGTGATCTGCATTTTGAAACTGAGAATTCTCAAGAAG GAAATTTTGGCAATAGTGGTAGTGATTTATCTGTGCAGAACAGGGAAATTCAACTTGAACTTgcgaagaaaatgaaaaaattagacaaattgaAGGAAAAG GACCCAGATTTTTCTAACTTTCTCGAAAACTATCATAAGCGGTCTGAACAGTTCAGAAACAAAAAG TATGCTGATGAGGATGAGATGAGCGAGGATGATATGCAGCCAGAGAATGTTGATGGTGTTAACACTCACGCTAGCAAGTTGTTGACCAGCTCTGCCATTGATTCATTGTGTCAACTAGTCAAAGAGCATCAAAGTGTGCCTGCGCTTACTAGTCTATTAAATGGGTACCGTGCTGCATGCCACTATGGAGCTGAAACAACCAGTGTCTTTAATGCTGATTCTTGTCATGGAATTCAGAACAGTGAAACCTTTTGCAAGATATTGATGTTCATGCTTAATGAGGCTGATAATGTATTTAGGGGGCTACTGGGCATATCAAGCTCCAATCCCAAGAAAGAGAAGAGTTTGGACTTGAGCAAGAATTCAAAATGGAATACTCTTAAGCCACTGATAAAATCGTATTTGAGGAGTACCCTTTTACTACTGAATGAGGTTAATGATTCTGAGATATTGGCCTTCTCCTTATCATGGATCAGAGCTTCTATGATATTTTTTATTGCTTTCCCTTCGTTGCTCCGCAGACTTATCAAG ATTGCTGTTCATCTGTGGGCAACAGGGAAAGGGACTATATCATCTCTATCCTTTCTCATCATACGCGATGTGGCATCTGTGTTTCGCTCTGATTGTTTTGACACCTGCTTTATTAACACATATAAATCATTTATTGGTCATTGCCAATTTATGGAGCCTGTTATATTTCAACACGTACAGTTTCTAAGGAACTCCTTTGTTGAGCTATGCTCTGTGGATCTGCAGAAAGCATCTAGTAAAGCAATGGTGTCCATCAAACAACTTTCTAAAATACTGAAGCAGGGTCTGCTGACAAAGAAGAAG GAAGCTGTCAAGAAGATATGTGGTTGGCAATACACTAGTTGCATTGATCTATGGGTTACGTTTATATCAGCTAACATACCTGATTATGATCTTCAGCCGTTGCTCTTTATGATAATTCAGATTATAAACGGAGTGGCTGTGTTGTTTTCTGGACCTAGATATTTGCCTTTAAGAGTCAAATGCATTCAATGGTTAAATCAGCTCTCGTCTTCCTCAGGAATTTTTATTCCTATTGCCTCTTTAGTGGTGGATGTTTTGGAATATAAAATTGGCAAGGATGTTGGTAAACCTGGAAAAGACACCAATATTATGTGTTCTGTAAAG TTTCCAAAGAATTGGTTAAAATCGAGGAACTTTCAAGAACAGTGTGTTGTATCTGTTATTGAACTGCTTTCAGCACATTTTGCTCAGTGGATCTATCATATTTCTTTTCCTGATCTGGCGACTATTCCCCTTGTCCGCTTGAGGAAGTTCCACGAGATAACTACTATCGAGAGTTTCAAGCGTATAGTGAAGCGCTTTATTGATCAG GTGGagcaaaacattgaatttgtgCGGAAGAAGAGAGATGAGGTGCCtttttcaccaaaagatcaACAATCTGTAGAATCATTTCTCCAG CTAGAAAAGCACAGCGGCAATACTCCGTTTGCACAATACTATAAAAGCATCATCGACAAGGCTGCTTCTAGAAATTTGGCTCTATTTGAAAAG TTCTCTGAAGTATACAAAATCAACaagaaaacacaaaagaaaacaaagcagCCTCCAAATGACAAGGTAACTCAAGGTGCCAATGGTAAACATTCGGAGAAAAGAAAAGCCAATGCGTCTATTAACGGTGGCAGACAAGGAAAGATGAGGAGAAAAGAAAAGTCTGAATCGTAA